From the Roseiconus lacunae genome, one window contains:
- a CDS encoding peroxiredoxin — protein MSVLVAQQAPDFKAQAVMPDGQFKEVSLSDYKGKYVLLFFWPLDFTFVCPTEIIAFSEREADFAKLGVQILGVSIDSHFTHLAWTNTSRNEGGIGKTAYPLVSDLSKQISRDYDVLLDGGVALRGLFLIDKEGVVRHQVVNDLPLGRSVDEALRMVKALQYFEENGEVCPANWQEGSRTIKPNVDDSKEFFGAEYAG, from the coding sequence ATGAGCGTTTTAGTCGCCCAGCAAGCCCCTGACTTCAAAGCACAAGCGGTTATGCCCGATGGGCAATTCAAAGAAGTTTCATTGAGCGATTACAAAGGCAAGTACGTCTTGCTTTTCTTCTGGCCATTGGATTTCACTTTCGTATGCCCCACCGAAATCATCGCCTTTTCAGAGCGTGAAGCTGATTTCGCCAAATTGGGCGTTCAAATTCTCGGCGTTTCGATCGACAGTCATTTCACGCACTTGGCATGGACGAACACCAGCCGCAACGAAGGCGGAATTGGCAAGACGGCTTACCCGTTGGTCTCTGACCTCAGCAAGCAAATTTCGCGTGACTACGACGTCTTGCTTGATGGTGGTGTCGCACTTCGTGGCTTGTTCTTGATCGACAAAGAAGGCGTTGTCCGCCACCAAGTCGTCAATGACCTGCCGCTCGGACGCAGCGTCGATGAAGCACTCCGGATGGTGAAGGCTCTGCAATACTTCGAAGAGAACGGCGAAGTCTGCCCGGCGAACTGGCAGGAAGGTTCGCGAACCATCAAGCCAAATGTCGACGACAGCAAAGAATTCTTCGGCGCCGAGTACGCTGGCTAA
- a CDS encoding EF-hand domain-containing protein, with product MKRSSKKFWRVTMCGMAGLAISLSTASEPARGQDAQDESRLEKTPRDESRPRRPRGPRDGDPREGGLREGRPGFGGPGGPMRGQQMLLRLPIVAALDADRDGEISESEISNAATALKTLDRNKDGKIDFAELRPADMGPPTDERMRGRGPEGRGPEGRGPEGRGPEGRGPEGRGPEGRGPRDGDEARGRGPGMFRGGDFGRGGDPTQIVDRMMRQDKNDDGLLSEDELPQWMSRIVERADQNDDGKLSRDELLKAMQSRRAMDRRRGPSSGEDTPGGERPRRPPAE from the coding sequence ATGAAACGAAGCAGCAAAAAGTTCTGGCGCGTGACGATGTGCGGTATGGCGGGTTTGGCGATCAGCCTGAGTACTGCGTCGGAACCGGCCCGTGGACAGGATGCACAGGACGAATCTCGCTTGGAAAAGACACCTCGTGACGAAAGTCGGCCCCGTCGGCCTCGCGGTCCCCGGGATGGTGATCCCAGAGAAGGTGGGTTAAGAGAGGGTCGGCCTGGGTTTGGTGGCCCCGGTGGACCGATGCGAGGCCAACAGATGCTGCTGCGGTTGCCAATCGTTGCGGCGCTTGATGCCGATCGCGACGGCGAAATCTCCGAATCAGAAATCAGCAATGCGGCCACGGCTCTGAAAACACTCGACCGCAACAAGGACGGGAAAATTGACTTCGCGGAACTGCGTCCGGCGGACATGGGCCCCCCGACCGACGAAAGGATGCGTGGCAGAGGTCCCGAAGGCAGAGGTCCCGAAGGCAGAGGTCCCGAAGGCAGAGGTCCCGAAGGCAGAGGTCCCGAAGGCAGAGGTCCCGAAGGCAGAGGCCCGCGGGATGGCGATGAGGCTCGTGGAAGAGGACCGGGAATGTTCCGCGGTGGAGACTTTGGTCGAGGCGGTGACCCTACCCAAATCGTCGACCGCATGATGCGGCAAGACAAAAACGACGACGGTTTGCTTTCCGAGGATGAATTGCCACAGTGGATGTCACGGATTGTCGAGCGAGCTGACCAGAATGACGACGGCAAATTGTCTCGCGATGAGTTGCTAAAGGCGATGCAAAGTCGTCGGGCAATGGACCGCCGCCGCGGTCCAAGTTCTGGTGAGGACACCCCCGGGGGCGAGCGTCCGCGTCGCCCACCGGCTGAATAA
- a CDS encoding CPXCG motif-containing cysteine-rich protein, translating to MDESPLPETFDGEGSYICENCGEEIVIPLDPIEGGSQNYVEDCPVCCTPMVIHVNFEGAHAIVWAESEQDRF from the coding sequence ATGGATGAATCGCCCCTCCCAGAGACCTTTGATGGCGAAGGCAGTTATATTTGCGAGAACTGCGGCGAAGAAATTGTGATTCCGCTCGATCCGATCGAAGGCGGCTCGCAAAACTATGTCGAGGATTGCCCCGTCTGTTGCACGCCAATGGTCATCCACGTCAATTTCGAAGGCGCTCATGCGATCGTGTGGGCAGAGTCGGAGCAAGATCGGTTCTGA
- a CDS encoding vWA domain-containing protein, with the protein MAKASQRAGWRRSKTGPVRQENEFGSRGRERRKLLFRVSLLTTFAVALAIVLLFVLLRKPSLKVPLIVSVVSSSGSRAVDSPLYTSPNPYAAEDVDLLQAWFQGGPNAPDENVKLISDPRYCSGVMGEDKLVNQIVDPIAGATPGGPNGDMLMVYLSAHGFVDGGKPFLATGDSRADNRDSWVAFEELFLAVETALDGHRYASRGLKVVMFIDAARVGPQWDWGQFTESFAEACEQIVNRAPDRISVVLSADRGQRSWWDPRQGQGLFAAAMVDALTGSADRDENAVVTLGEVADYIGTRVRTSAAVIWDAAQSPKLIGDANRAWALINQPAKRRIAALPAVNVDQLQVDFEQINQLWKRHNRLSQQRHSPLAFDPLGWAALEKRLARLDQLVLAGRNYRDDFNALLSQCGADLTKFENGSPTLPKEMLLSELELRDYFHPIAPPTPELTATIQAWNKKPDVAAVQIPLRSTAATRFLLQWIEENRFESSAIKLADSLLEKLGLAGDARSAQFLEGHLIRLLASDDLQHLSPSQRDLVFRSQRQIREVLFSGDLRVNHWVRGRYDELNSDRLRCLDQLFADSSHSQALGINRWDETVRPQIEQLADAAGRIATAIDRRDEMLHRLPRIGETLLTDIDAFSQQEQLRDDQSRVSLRAATEATRKLIEALRLPRESSIESFEKYARLIEAADADADKAMDAVVGRLKYRIAKAVERKAGDARGLRQVLALLHGTGVDDAFDRNRIQQRLCELIRADKTAIDQTRRDVKLTQIPASEDQVWQWMAIEGRHFWDHWLATVSQPLTSVADSNQLEPDESSRIASANDTAQQSSDLVQTFHNRGGEFRKLVATLVRGELDRNLHTDTVRQSPVDRLAAGADLAEARRSLAQWDTVLRGCTVLFSHSPREVAEIGRARFELDQQLFLNDHARRTLDELWCQAKPGDRAFCVFAADQLLGSRNQNVFYGDLPAKLSGQDLNQRVRSTKAAIESVQTLRPEPSEDLRDGTLLKFVADREIAFFMTVPDSLPPGIVTLASPESGQTTTKALADSKQQRLSIGLRFPKQLPDDASAFNVDLFFRGLRRGGQIKVNDLVGGRRLVYERADYGPPIARVTRTLKEPERLLLVVDCSGSMRTSTAGSGLSRLDVARNALIQFLNGLDPQVEVGLIVFGSRFGFVEKQGQIFPVIDNGEQQLAVEELRDGRRTPVGLIRANEGVRYNPNFDVRLVRQTSPVDTDHLDALKNEINDLGAIGVTPTYLAIQKAYETLGTKPGHIIVLTDGKPKVVSTPDLVVNDGSNLAINLANSRRDDIQLTIVKYLDQDTELRRQFPHAKVLDAADGQSLLRYLQDISIKPVVTWQRRRQPASREAAFGDLISIATWPPDGADAVANQPVLPAERYSIRAVVPDSGAPIDESSEVRVEGGERFELQLDETRLVHRPFEYQGSLIRDRLQTEKADAARFIVHSGPMGKRFNRQLALQIAIESATNNRSDGKFTPRPSDVWIEVRGIDRQRRQQGRQQVSFFGLPEFKAGQPIPILLCKIDNFPQQFDQVDVKAWMRFADRPLEGAPLSVSEAKAITIESIPGVSFRTEKTIKDDGNLSVVVTEAYRDERTLATVRVLPSPLPEKSATVIYDDLRVVVREFEYSDVATNVKLSVTDSEEIKTGSTLYAEGNVSIDIDSR; encoded by the coding sequence ATGGCAAAAGCCAGTCAACGCGCCGGTTGGCGACGGTCGAAAACCGGACCGGTCCGTCAAGAAAACGAGTTTGGTAGTCGCGGACGCGAACGTCGAAAACTATTGTTTCGCGTGAGTTTGCTGACGACTTTCGCGGTGGCGTTGGCGATCGTCCTTCTTTTCGTATTGCTTCGAAAGCCGAGCCTGAAAGTTCCGCTGATTGTCTCGGTCGTTTCGTCGTCGGGTTCTCGAGCGGTCGATAGTCCTCTGTATACATCGCCGAATCCTTACGCGGCCGAAGACGTCGACTTATTGCAAGCTTGGTTTCAAGGCGGTCCGAATGCTCCGGACGAAAACGTCAAACTGATCAGCGACCCGCGATATTGTTCGGGCGTGATGGGTGAAGACAAACTTGTCAATCAGATCGTTGACCCGATTGCCGGTGCGACACCGGGCGGCCCCAACGGCGACATGCTGATGGTTTATTTGAGTGCGCACGGATTCGTTGACGGCGGCAAACCGTTCTTGGCAACCGGGGACAGTCGCGCCGACAACCGCGACTCCTGGGTCGCGTTCGAAGAGCTATTTTTGGCCGTCGAAACCGCGCTCGATGGACATCGTTATGCGTCGCGTGGCTTGAAAGTCGTCATGTTTATCGATGCGGCGCGCGTCGGACCTCAGTGGGACTGGGGGCAGTTCACGGAATCTTTCGCGGAGGCTTGCGAACAAATCGTCAACCGTGCACCAGATCGCATCTCGGTCGTGCTTTCGGCCGATCGCGGGCAACGCAGTTGGTGGGATCCGCGACAAGGGCAAGGACTGTTTGCGGCGGCGATGGTCGATGCCCTGACCGGCTCCGCAGACCGAGATGAAAATGCGGTCGTGACACTCGGCGAAGTTGCCGACTACATTGGAACTCGCGTCCGAACCTCGGCGGCAGTGATCTGGGACGCCGCGCAGTCGCCGAAATTAATTGGCGACGCAAATCGCGCATGGGCTTTGATCAATCAACCGGCGAAACGCAGGATTGCCGCGTTGCCGGCAGTCAATGTTGATCAGTTACAAGTCGACTTTGAGCAAATCAATCAGCTCTGGAAACGTCACAATCGGTTGTCCCAGCAGCGTCATTCGCCGCTCGCATTCGATCCGCTCGGTTGGGCTGCTCTCGAAAAGCGTCTGGCAAGGTTGGATCAACTCGTGTTGGCAGGACGCAACTATCGGGATGACTTTAACGCGTTGCTTTCGCAATGCGGCGCCGACTTGACGAAGTTTGAAAACGGTTCGCCGACACTTCCTAAGGAAATGTTACTAAGTGAACTAGAACTCCGAGACTACTTCCACCCGATCGCTCCACCGACCCCGGAACTGACCGCGACAATTCAGGCCTGGAATAAAAAGCCCGATGTGGCCGCCGTACAAATCCCTCTTCGTTCGACCGCAGCGACACGATTTCTGCTGCAGTGGATTGAGGAGAATCGATTCGAATCATCGGCGATCAAACTTGCCGATTCACTGCTCGAAAAACTGGGACTTGCCGGCGATGCCCGATCCGCGCAATTTTTGGAAGGGCATTTGATTCGTCTGTTGGCGTCAGACGATTTGCAGCACCTATCGCCATCGCAACGTGACCTTGTTTTCCGTTCACAACGTCAGATCCGTGAGGTTTTGTTCTCAGGAGATTTAAGAGTCAATCATTGGGTTCGTGGTCGGTACGATGAACTGAATTCGGATCGACTGCGGTGCTTGGATCAACTGTTCGCCGATTCGTCTCATTCTCAAGCCTTAGGAATCAATCGCTGGGACGAAACCGTGCGGCCACAAATCGAGCAACTCGCCGACGCTGCCGGTCGGATTGCGACAGCGATTGATCGTCGCGATGAAATGTTGCATCGCTTGCCACGAATTGGCGAAACCTTGCTGACTGATATCGATGCGTTTTCACAGCAAGAACAATTGCGAGACGATCAAAGTCGCGTTTCATTGCGGGCGGCAACCGAGGCTACACGGAAACTGATCGAGGCCTTGCGTCTGCCTCGTGAAAGCTCAATCGAATCCTTTGAGAAGTATGCTCGGTTGATCGAAGCGGCCGATGCGGATGCCGACAAAGCGATGGACGCCGTCGTCGGACGATTGAAGTATCGGATCGCAAAGGCGGTCGAAAGAAAAGCAGGTGACGCCCGCGGGCTTCGGCAAGTGCTGGCGTTATTGCACGGCACCGGAGTCGACGATGCGTTCGACAGAAACCGCATCCAACAACGGCTCTGCGAGTTAATTCGTGCAGATAAAACGGCGATCGATCAAACCCGCAGGGATGTCAAGCTGACCCAGATACCGGCCAGTGAAGACCAAGTCTGGCAGTGGATGGCCATCGAAGGGCGACACTTTTGGGATCATTGGCTCGCCACCGTGAGCCAGCCATTAACCTCCGTGGCCGATTCGAATCAACTCGAACCCGATGAATCTTCAAGGATCGCGTCGGCAAACGATACGGCGCAGCAAAGCTCCGATTTGGTACAAACGTTTCACAACCGCGGCGGTGAATTTCGAAAGTTAGTTGCGACTTTGGTGCGTGGTGAATTGGATCGCAACCTACACACCGACACGGTACGTCAGTCACCGGTGGATCGACTCGCGGCGGGAGCCGACTTGGCCGAGGCGCGTCGATCGCTTGCGCAATGGGACACGGTCCTGCGTGGTTGTACGGTTCTGTTTAGTCACTCGCCTCGCGAAGTCGCAGAAATCGGCCGGGCAAGGTTCGAACTCGATCAACAGCTATTTCTAAACGACCACGCCCGGCGAACGCTTGACGAGCTTTGGTGCCAAGCGAAACCGGGCGACCGAGCGTTTTGTGTCTTCGCAGCCGATCAGCTACTGGGGTCGCGAAATCAAAATGTGTTTTACGGTGACCTGCCTGCCAAACTATCGGGACAGGACCTGAATCAACGCGTGCGATCGACCAAAGCAGCGATCGAGTCTGTTCAGACCCTGCGTCCGGAACCGTCGGAAGACCTTCGTGACGGAACGTTGCTCAAGTTCGTCGCCGACCGCGAGATCGCGTTTTTCATGACGGTGCCAGACTCACTGCCACCGGGCATCGTCACCCTCGCATCGCCCGAGTCAGGTCAGACGACCACCAAAGCACTCGCCGATTCGAAACAGCAACGACTATCGATCGGGCTACGCTTTCCGAAGCAGCTCCCTGATGACGCAAGCGCATTTAACGTCGATCTCTTTTTTCGAGGACTCCGTCGTGGCGGACAGATCAAGGTCAACGATCTGGTCGGTGGCCGACGTTTGGTTTATGAGCGAGCCGACTATGGCCCCCCGATCGCGAGGGTGACGAGAACTTTAAAAGAGCCGGAACGGTTGTTGTTGGTCGTTGATTGCTCGGGTTCGATGCGAACCTCGACGGCCGGAAGTGGATTGTCGCGTCTTGATGTCGCCCGTAATGCTTTGATTCAGTTCCTCAATGGCCTCGATCCGCAGGTTGAGGTTGGCCTCATAGTTTTCGGTAGCCGCTTCGGGTTTGTAGAGAAACAAGGGCAGATCTTTCCGGTCATCGACAACGGTGAGCAACAACTTGCCGTCGAAGAACTACGCGACGGACGCCGTACTCCGGTCGGTTTGATCCGCGCTAACGAAGGCGTTCGCTACAATCCGAATTTCGATGTCCGCTTGGTCCGTCAAACGAGCCCAGTTGATACAGACCATTTGGATGCCTTGAAAAACGAAATCAACGATCTTGGTGCGATCGGTGTCACGCCGACCTACCTGGCGATCCAAAAAGCCTATGAAACGCTTGGGACAAAGCCGGGTCACATCATCGTGCTCACCGATGGAAAACCAAAAGTGGTTTCCACGCCTGATTTGGTGGTCAACGACGGAAGCAACCTTGCGATCAACCTCGCCAATAGTCGTCGCGACGATATCCAACTGACGATCGTCAAGTACCTTGACCAAGACACCGAACTGCGTCGTCAATTCCCGCATGCCAAAGTACTTGATGCGGCAGACGGACAATCGTTGCTTCGATACCTGCAGGACATCAGCATCAAACCGGTCGTCACTTGGCAGCGCCGTCGACAGCCGGCAAGCCGCGAAGCAGCATTCGGAGACCTGATCTCGATCGCAACATGGCCTCCCGATGGAGCAGACGCCGTGGCAAACCAACCCGTTTTGCCCGCCGAACGATACTCGATTCGTGCGGTCGTGCCTGATTCGGGGGCTCCAATCGATGAATCGTCGGAGGTTCGTGTCGAAGGCGGCGAACGATTTGAGTTGCAACTGGACGAAACGAGGCTCGTTCACCGGCCGTTCGAATATCAAGGTTCCTTGATTCGAGATCGCTTACAGACGGAAAAGGCGGACGCGGCGCGATTCATTGTTCATTCCGGTCCGATGGGAAAACGATTCAATCGGCAATTGGCTTTGCAGATTGCGATCGAGAGCGCGACGAATAACCGTTCGGACGGAAAGTTTACGCCGCGTCCGTCAGACGTCTGGATCGAGGTCCGCGGGATCGATCGTCAGCGTCGTCAACAAGGACGTCAACAAGTCTCGTTCTTTGGACTTCCTGAATTCAAAGCCGGACAACCGATTCCGATCCTATTGTGCAAGATTGATAATTTCCCACAACAGTTTGACCAGGTCGATGTGAAGGCCTGGATGCGATTCGCTGACAGGCCTCTCGAGGGCGCACCGCTAAGCGTCTCAGAAGCGAAAGCGATAACGATCGAATCGATCCCTGGGGTGAGCTTTCGAACCGAAAAAACGATCAAGGACGACGGAAACTTATCGGTCGTCGTGACCGAGGCTTACCGTGATGAGCGAACTCTGGCGACCGTCCGTGTGCTCCCCTCGCCGCTACCCGAAAAGTCGGCAACGGTGATCTATGACGATTTGCGTGTCGTCGTCCGCGAATTCGAATACTCCGACGTGGCGACCAATGTGAAGCTTTCGGTCACTGACAGTGAAGAAATCAAAACGGGGAGTACGCTGTACGCCGAAGGAAACGTCTCGATCGATATCGATAGCCGATGA
- a CDS encoding tyrosine-type recombinase/integrase, producing the protein MRVPKIAARQTYRLVKVFVFTPYGERLAPQNALSGNSSLATRLSSLGYSGEHFDAKAQQPPLSPISTTALTWIDRYVNEVRTVNVRPISGSYLTIGQRGRRISRNRLAQIVKAARESAGITKEGACHLIRHTAASLMLEGGVDLRSLKVFLGHESLQTTQRYTHVTLGHLRKVYDRLDPGGDKPSKHDDSNP; encoded by the coding sequence GTGCGAGTTCCTAAAATCGCAGCGCGTCAAACGTATCGACTCGTTAAAGTGTTTGTCTTCACCCCCTACGGCGAAAGGCTCGCACCGCAGAACGCTCTTTCTGGCAACTCGTCGCTAGCCACTCGCCTCTCCTCTCTCGGCTACTCCGGCGAACACTTCGACGCCAAGGCTCAGCAGCCTCCATTGTCCCCGATCAGCACAACGGCGCTCACTTGGATCGACCGCTACGTCAACGAAGTCCGCACAGTGAACGTCCGTCCGATCAGCGGCAGCTATCTGACCATCGGACAGCGCGGTCGCCGCATCAGCCGCAACCGCCTGGCACAAATTGTCAAAGCCGCTCGCGAATCCGCAGGCATCACCAAAGAAGGAGCTTGCCATCTGATTCGCCACACTGCCGCCTCGCTAATGCTCGAAGGAGGCGTCGATCTCCGCAGTCTTAAAGTCTTCCTCGGCCACGAAAGCCTGCAAACCACCCAGCGATACACCCACGTCACGCTCGGTCACTTGCGAAAGGTGTATGACCGCTTGGATCCGGGTGGCGACAAACCATCGAAGCACGACGATTCCAATCCCTGA
- a CDS encoding PD-(D/E)XK nuclease family transposase: MRFSLYDAAHSLDFGDQIQLHLIQLSKYHVREADLVDADAFERWIYFLTESQNRDPDELRQLLPDATFSKATGILEMIAKSPELRLIYDDRAKEAKDRYSELKDAEARGKLIGRIQTLQELVSDTISDDAILSSQTSESLERMIRELKLRLVKRG, translated from the coding sequence TTGCGGTTCTCCCTGTACGACGCAGCCCATTCACTGGATTTCGGAGATCAAATCCAACTACACTTGATTCAATTGTCGAAGTATCATGTTAGGGAAGCTGACTTGGTGGATGCCGATGCATTCGAACGCTGGATCTACTTTCTAACGGAGTCGCAAAATCGGGATCCGGACGAACTTCGTCAACTACTTCCCGATGCCACCTTTAGCAAGGCCACAGGAATCCTGGAAATGATCGCCAAAAGCCCCGAATTGCGTCTGATTTACGACGACCGTGCCAAGGAAGCAAAGGACCGGTATTCGGAATTGAAAGATGCCGAAGCAAGGGGAAAGCTGATTGGCCGAATCCAGACGCTTCAAGAGTTGGTGAGTGACACGATTAGCGATGACGCCATACTCTCAAGTCAGACATCTGAATCGCTTGAGAGAATGATACGGGAACTCAAGCTGCGGCTTGTCAAACGCGGGTAA
- a CDS encoding NTP/NDP exchange transporter: MNRSNPYQSPSPDESSADQTVDDLNEHIAEAPTDFFADSRQLERRVVWWSTGWFFFTLLSYSIVRPIRETMGAIGGTKQLQGLMLVTFVVMLFAVPAYSALVNRLPRRWLVRVIVHFFSCCLLFFSFAQRSDVAFVQVWSARAFFVWVNVFALVGTSVFWSVLADIFNSSQAKRLFGRIAAGGTVGAITGSFLASQVATLVSLPNLVLIPVVTLQMGLWFAWRTERSVEQSQAALTENTAQPQQQSSANRSNGDRLAAGGLWEGIAHVLKSPYLLSICLFLFFVQASGTQMYFQQAEIVGRSVVDDQEKIRLFAWIDFATQVLTLFAQTVLSGLILRKLGVAVALCVLPLIYFVSFTVLSFHADLMVVAVAMVVARATAYGITVPSREVLFTVVSREDKYKSKNFIDTVVLRGGDATAGQLLGSLKNFAGISFSAVNLISLPVIVVWMYAAYRLGNRQRKLALGSIAVGNAKDS; this comes from the coding sequence GTGAATCGATCGAATCCTTATCAGTCACCGTCTCCGGATGAGTCGTCAGCCGATCAGACGGTCGACGATTTGAATGAGCACATCGCGGAGGCTCCCACGGATTTTTTCGCCGATAGCCGTCAGCTCGAGCGACGCGTGGTGTGGTGGTCGACCGGTTGGTTTTTCTTCACGTTGCTGAGTTACAGCATCGTTCGCCCGATCCGAGAAACGATGGGCGCAATCGGTGGGACGAAACAATTGCAAGGTCTGATGCTGGTGACATTTGTCGTCATGCTGTTCGCCGTTCCCGCGTATTCAGCGCTGGTTAATCGGCTTCCGCGACGATGGCTGGTTCGTGTCATCGTGCATTTCTTTTCGTGCTGCTTGTTGTTTTTCAGCTTTGCCCAGCGATCGGATGTCGCTTTCGTCCAGGTCTGGTCGGCTCGAGCGTTCTTTGTCTGGGTGAATGTGTTTGCGTTGGTCGGGACAAGCGTGTTTTGGTCCGTGTTGGCAGACATCTTTAATAGCTCGCAAGCGAAACGGCTTTTTGGCCGAATCGCCGCCGGCGGCACCGTCGGCGCGATCACAGGGTCTTTCTTAGCCAGTCAAGTCGCGACCTTGGTTTCGCTACCCAATTTAGTTTTGATTCCAGTCGTGACGCTGCAAATGGGCCTCTGGTTCGCTTGGCGAACGGAGCGTTCTGTCGAACAAAGCCAAGCCGCGTTGACTGAGAATACGGCACAACCTCAGCAGCAATCGTCGGCGAATCGTTCGAACGGCGACCGGCTTGCCGCAGGAGGTCTTTGGGAAGGCATCGCCCACGTTTTAAAGTCACCTTACCTACTATCGATCTGCTTGTTTTTGTTCTTCGTTCAAGCGTCCGGTACTCAAATGTATTTCCAACAGGCGGAGATCGTCGGAAGGAGCGTTGTCGACGATCAAGAAAAGATTCGGTTGTTTGCCTGGATCGATTTCGCGACGCAAGTGTTGACGCTGTTCGCTCAGACCGTGCTGTCGGGGTTGATTCTCCGTAAGCTGGGCGTGGCCGTCGCGCTTTGCGTACTTCCGTTGATCTATTTCGTTTCCTTCACCGTGTTATCGTTTCATGCCGATCTGATGGTGGTGGCCGTCGCGATGGTTGTGGCTCGTGCGACGGCCTATGGAATCACGGTCCCTTCACGGGAGGTTCTGTTTACCGTTGTCAGCCGCGAAGACAAATACAAATCGAAGAACTTCATCGACACCGTGGTCCTTCGTGGTGGTGATGCGACCGCCGGGCAACTGCTCGGCTCACTAAAGAACTTTGCCGGGATAAGCTTTTCGGCCGTGAACCTAATCTCGCTTCCGGTCATCGTCGTGTGGATGTATGCCGCCTATCGCCTGGGCAACCGTCAGCGAAAACTCGCGTTGGGTTCAATCGCGGTCGGTAACGCAAAGGATTCCTAA